From Geotalea uraniireducens Rf4:
CCCAGCCGAACGACTTCGACCTGATCATTACCGATCAGACCATGCCGAAAATGACGGGCACAGAGTTGACGAGGGAGATCCTCCGCATCCGCCCAGACATACCCGTCATCCTTTGCACCGGCTTCGGCCACGCGGCCAGGGACTTTGCCACGAAAGAGGGACAGGTAGCGGCGGGTATCCGTGAACTGGCGCTGAAGCCCCTCGACCGGGCGGAAATGGCCAAAACCATCCGCCGGGTGCTTGACCAGCAGGATAGTACGGAGGAAGCCCCATGGCAAAGATACTCATAATCGATGACGATGACCTGATGTGTCAGTCGTTGTCCCTTGTGGCAGGCCGCTGGGGGCATGAGGTCACCTGCACCCACACCCTGGGAGCAGGGCTGGAAAAGGCCTCCTCACAGGCGTTCGACGTGGTTTTTCTCGATGTGAGGATGCCCGACGGCAACGGGCTGGACATGATTCCCAGAATCGAGGCGACCACCTCTTCCCCGGAAATCATCATCATGACCGGCTTCGGCAACCCTTTGGGGGCAGAACTGGCCATCAAGAGCGGCGCCTGGGATTATATCGAGAAAGGCTCGTCGGTCAAGGAGATAACCCTTTCCCTTGTCCGCGCCCTGGAATACCGGAAACAGAAGAGGAACGGCAAAAGCGCAAGGAATGTGGTGGTCCTGAAGCGGGAGGATATCGTCGGCAACAGCCCGAAGACGAAGGTCTGCCTCGAACTGGTGGCCCAGGCTGCGGAATGCGACGCAAACGTGCTCATCACCGGCGAAACAGGATCGGGAAAGGAGCTCTTCGCCCGGGCGGTACATGAGAACAGCCGGAGAAACGGGAGAAACTTCGTGGTGGTCGATTGCGCGGCGCTCCCGGAAACGCTCGTCGAGAGCCTCCTCTTCGGCCATGAAAAAGGCGCCTTCACCGGTGCGGAACAGAGCCGGGAGGGGCTGGTTCTTCAGGCGAACGGAGGGACGCTCTTCCTCGACGAGGTGGGAGAACTCCCCCTCTCCATGCAGAAGGCGTTCCTGCGGGTTCTCCAGGAACACCGCTTCCGGCCGGTCGGGGGTCACCGTGAAATCGCCAGCGATTTCAGACTGGTGGCAGCGACCAATCGGGACCTGGACCGCATGGTACGTGACGGCCGATTCAGGGAAGACCTCCTATTCCGCCTCCGTTCCTTCGTCATCGAGTTGCCCCCCCTGCGGGAGCGGCCGGAAGACATCAGGGAGCTTGCCGGATATCATGTGGACAAGCTGTGCGAACGTTACGGCCTTTCGGCCAAGGGATTCTCACCCGAATTCATGAAAACGCTCGCCGCATATCCGTGGCCCGGCAATGTGCGGGAGCTT
This genomic window contains:
- a CDS encoding sigma-54-dependent transcriptional regulator gives rise to the protein MAKILIIDDDDLMCQSLSLVAGRWGHEVTCTHTLGAGLEKASSQAFDVVFLDVRMPDGNGLDMIPRIEATTSSPEIIIMTGFGNPLGAELAIKSGAWDYIEKGSSVKEITLSLVRALEYRKQKRNGKSARNVVVLKREDIVGNSPKTKVCLELVAQAAECDANVLITGETGSGKELFARAVHENSRRNGRNFVVVDCAALPETLVESLLFGHEKGAFTGAEQSREGLVLQANGGTLFLDEVGELPLSMQKAFLRVLQEHRFRPVGGHREIASDFRLVAATNRDLDRMVRDGRFREDLLFRLRSFVIELPPLRERPEDIRELAGYHVDKLCERYGLSAKGFSPEFMKTLAAYPWPGNVRELVNSLERTIAAARLEPILFPKHLPVQIRVQVAQASVRNGPDADRPEAAPPAGFPKLHDFRESVYAQAEKQYLHDLLALSQENMNEACRLSGLSQSRLYALLKKQEISHP